The following is a genomic window from Rhodospirillaceae bacterium.
CGTCCGAAAGAGCTGTGACAATAACATTATTGCAAGAGTTATCACAAACACGGTCAGTCGTAGTTGTAGAACATGATATGGAGTTCATACGCCAGTTGAACTGTAGGATAACGGTTCTACATGAAGGATCCGTCTTAGCAGAGGGCCAGATGGATTTTGTAACACAAAATCAGGACGTTATTGATGTTTATCTTGGAAGGTAGTCATGCTTGCTACAGAAGACCTAACGCTACACTATGGTTTATCTAAAATTCTCCATGGTATCTCTATACAGGCTAGGCTAGGGAAGATTACCTGTGTAATGGGATCTAATGGCGTAGGAAAAACCTCTTTGCTAAGGGTACTTTCAGGCACGCATCCAAGCAGCGGCGGTCGTTATCTCCTCGACGGTTCTGATGTAACCAACAAGCGTCCCGATACACTCGCAAAAGCAGGTGTTGCCTACGTACCGCAGGGAAGGTTTATATTTCCTCTGCTTACGGTGCGTGAAAATATTGAGACTGGGTTCGCCTGTCTCCCGCGTGAGGATCATTTTATTTCCGAGGAGATCTTTGAGTTATTTCCTGCACTGCGGACCATGATGGATCGGAGAGGAGGTGATCTTTCCGGTGGACAACAACAACAATTGGCTATCGCCAGGGCACTTATTACCAAGCCCAAACTCCTTCTTCTTGACGAACCGACTGAAGGTATCCAACCCAATATTATTACTCATATAGGTGAGGTAATCGCCCATATTCGCCAACAAAAACAGATGTCTATTATTTTAGTGGAACAGTATTTTGATTTCGCATTCGGTTTGGCCGACCACATTTATGCCATGACCCGTGGGAAAATCGTTTATGACTGTCCCAAGACAAAAGCAGATAAAGCACAATTACGGGAGTCGGTCGGAGTTTAAATTCGGTTGGCTTGCTCAGAAAAATAGGTCTTACCTATGAATGGTTCCAGTATTCAACAGCCCCTTCAACGCGCAACAGGCCATATAAAACTATCTGTAAGGAAAAATAGGCTGGATCGCCTGTACCAATCGGGATCGGCTAAACTACTGATGCCACGGACCCACAGTGACGTCAGAGAAGCCGTTCTGATTAATACTGCGGGAGGAATGACAGGGGGTGATAAATACAGGAATGAGTTAACAATAAAAGGAAGCCAACTCACTGTGACCAGCCAGACTGCGGAGCGTATCTACAAAAGCAAACGGAACCCAGCAGAAGTTTCTACCCTATTAAATGTGAGTGAACGGTCCGTCATGCATTGGTTACCACAGGAAACTATCTTTTTTAACAACGCCCGACTGAGCCGGAATATTGAACTACATATGTCTTCAGATAGCGAATGCTTAATATCTGAATCCATTGTTTTGGGCAGGCATGCGATGGGAGAAAGTCTGTCTGACTGCAGTATAACGGATAATTGGCGTATATACCGAGACGACGAGCTGATACACGCAGAAGCACTGCGAATCAAGGAAGATGTGCCGA
Proteins encoded in this region:
- a CDS encoding urease accessory protein, whose translation is MNGSSIQQPLQRATGHIKLSVRKNRLDRLYQSGSAKLLMPRTHSDVREAVLINTAGGMTGGDKYRNELTIKGSQLTVTSQTAERIYKSKRNPAEVSTLLNVSERSVMHWLPQETIFFNNARLSRNIELHMSSDSECLISESIVLGRHAMGESLSDCSITDNWRIYRDDELIHAEALRIKEDVPSILHSAAGLGGARIVTTILYLGSKTEQLAERLDRTLNHYPSNLGISCWNGKLIVRLAAQEVSTGKKDTVALLWKLRQRDIPRVWQT
- the urtE gene encoding urea ABC transporter ATP-binding subunit UrtE — translated: MLATEDLTLHYGLSKILHGISIQARLGKITCVMGSNGVGKTSLLRVLSGTHPSSGGRYLLDGSDVTNKRPDTLAKAGVAYVPQGRFIFPLLTVRENIETGFACLPREDHFISEEIFELFPALRTMMDRRGGDLSGGQQQQLAIARALITKPKLLLLDEPTEGIQPNIITHIGEVIAHIRQQKQMSIILVEQYFDFAFGLADHIYAMTRGKIVYDCPKTKADKAQLRESVGV